From the genome of Marinilabiliales bacterium:
AATTTACCGGCTTCCGGCCCGGTGGCCGGTTGCCATGATCAGTTTCAGTTAACTATCGTCATCTCTTCCAGCAGGTGCGAAGCCCCGGCATACCTGTCAATTATAAAAAGTATATACCTGGCGTCTACCGCTATGCAGCGCTGCAGCTCCGGTTCAAATGCAATATCACCGCTCATCGCTTCCCAGTTCCCGTCAAAAACGAGTCCGGTCAGTTCACCGCGGGCATTTATGACGGGGCTTCCGGAATTGCCCCCGGTTATATCGTTGTTGGTTATGAAATTGACCGGCATTTTTCCATCCTGTCCGAACATCCCGAAATCCCGGTTCCTGTAGAGTTCCTTCAGCCGCCCGGGAACGATAAACTCATGGTCGTCAGGATCTTCTTTTTCCATGACCCCTCCAAGTGTGGTTAAATGGTCGTACCATACGGCATCGCGGGGATGGTAGCCGCCGACCGTACCGTAGCTGAGCCGCATAGTAAAATTAGCGTCCGGATAAAATGTTCTTTCAGGGTCCATCTCCTTTAACCCCCTGATGAACAGGCGTTGTCCGCGACCCAGGTCATTCGAGTATTCCTGAGAAAGCTCCCTTAGTTCACCAAGCTTTTCGAAGGTTGACCGGGCAAGGACCAGCGCAGGATCACTGCCGAGCACCCCTGCGGCGGGTTCCTCAAGGAAAGCTGCCAGTCTCTGCTCACCGGCAAAAACAGAGACTTCGAACAGGTGATCAGCATAGGCCTGAAAATCACCGCCGAACTGATCGTATATCTGCCCGAGTGCATCAGGGTGATAAGCTGGGTCAACATCATTGTAAAAAAGTTCAAGCATGGTTGCCACTACTTTCCTGTCGGTCGGAGGGTTATAATCCCTGTAAAAGGATTCTGCCGCACCTCTCAGTATCTCCACGGCAGAACCGATGGCGTCAGGCTCGGGATCATCTTCCGACAGCAGCCGCTCAAGGTTATTTGAGCGGTTGGCCATCATCACTATTTCACAGCTGCGCAGGATGGCTTCATTGATATACTGAATGGCATGATTATATTCTCTCCTGTTATTTACCGAATTCTCAATCAGCGAGAGTGCATCGCCATATTCGCCGGCCCTCTGTTTATCGGCTGTGTACCAATCCTTGAAATCCTGCTCAATCTCTCTTTTGCGTTCATGAATACCAAGGCTCTTCAGCACCTCGCTCTGCCCGATTGAAAATTTCCAGTAATTACTGGAGTTGGAGTACTTGTTGGAGTACTGTATCCTCACCTTGTCACTGGCCAGCATGTCTTCCAGAAGGATATCCTGGCGAAGCCCCCTTATCTTTATCCTGTTGGGATGGGTAATATCAAGAACATCGGCCACCTCAAAAGAGGTCATATACCGGGTTGTGCCTCCCGGGAATCCGAGAACCATTGCAAAATCGCCGGGTTCAACACCCCTGGTTGAGACAGGCAGGTGGTGACGGGGTCTCAGAGGTATGTTCTCCCCTGAATAGTCTGCCGGCAACCCGTCCGGTCCGCTGTAAACCCTGAACAGGGCAAAATCGCCGGTATGCCTTGGCCAC
Proteins encoded in this window:
- a CDS encoding S46 family peptidase; translation: MRKIIVLVAALLLVYRLSLRADEGMWMLPLLEQLNMVHMKELGLELSASDIYDINRSSIKDAIVIFGGGCTGEMISERGLVLTNHHCGYGVIQSHSTLDNDYLTDGFWAGSPDEEIPSPGLSVTFLVSIEDVSEKINGALDPDMDEEERSLIAGFISRQLEQEASSGNHYFARVQPFFGGNQYYMMVYERFTDVRLVGTPPSSIGKYGGDTDNWMWPRHTGDFALFRVYSGPDGLPADYSGENIPLRPRHHLPVSTRGVEPGDFAMVLGFPGGTTRYMTSFEVADVLDITHPNRIKIRGLRQDILLEDMLASDKVRIQYSNKYSNSSNYWKFSIGQSEVLKSLGIHERKREIEQDFKDWYTADKQRAGEYGDALSLIENSVNNRREYNHAIQYINEAILRSCEIVMMANRSNNLERLLSEDDPEPDAIGSAVEILRGAAESFYRDYNPPTDRKVVATMLELFYNDVDPAYHPDALGQIYDQFGGDFQAYADHLFEVSVFAGEQRLAAFLEEPAAGVLGSDPALVLARSTFEKLGELRELSQEYSNDLGRGQRLFIRGLKEMDPERTFYPDANFTMRLSYGTVGGYHPRDAVWYDHLTTLGGVMEKEDPDDHEFIVPGRLKELYRNRDFGMFGQDGKMPVNFITNNDITGGNSGSPVINARGELTGLVFDGNWEAMSGDIAFEPELQRCIAVDARYILFIIDRYAGASHLLEEMTIVN